The following proteins come from a genomic window of Candidatus Thiodiazotropha sp. CDECU1:
- a CDS encoding MBL fold metallo-hydrolase yields the protein MAFRDLVSGEAVQANQFLIYDHQHAALIDPGGELTYSRLFMAISDYMNVKRLDYVIASHQDPDIVASVNKWLVGTDCKVVVPALWERFIPHFTRPGRLVDRVVPIPDEGLNLELGNIRLMALPAHFLHAEGNFQFYDPVSRILFSGDLGANLPPGDLNVPVKKISEIMPYMEGFHRRYMNSNKVCNLWANMVRQLDIDMIVPQHGRAFVGKKAVTDFINWIDGLECGVDLVTQNNYRLP from the coding sequence GTGGCATTTAGAGACCTGGTATCAGGAGAAGCCGTACAGGCCAACCAGTTTCTGATCTACGATCATCAACATGCGGCATTGATCGATCCCGGTGGTGAGTTGACCTACTCGCGCCTGTTCATGGCCATCAGTGACTATATGAATGTGAAGAGACTGGATTATGTGATTGCGTCACACCAGGATCCGGATATTGTCGCCTCAGTGAATAAATGGCTGGTCGGCACCGACTGTAAGGTGGTGGTTCCCGCGTTGTGGGAGCGTTTCATACCCCATTTCACCCGTCCTGGTCGCTTGGTGGACAGGGTTGTGCCTATCCCTGATGAGGGTCTCAATCTGGAGCTTGGCAATATACGCCTGATGGCGTTACCGGCGCATTTCCTCCATGCAGAGGGTAATTTCCAGTTTTACGATCCCGTGAGCCGGATACTCTTTTCAGGTGATCTTGGCGCCAATCTGCCTCCCGGGGATCTCAATGTCCCGGTAAAGAAGATATCCGAAATCATGCCGTATATGGAGGGTTTCCATCGACGTTACATGAACTCGAACAAGGTATGTAATCTGTGGGCAAACATGGTTCGCCAGCTCGATATCGATATGATTGTACCCCAGCATGGTCGGGCCTTCGTGGGTAAAAAGGCGGTAACCGACTTTATCAATTGGATCGATGGTCTGGAGTGCGGTGTCGACCTGGTGACACAAAATAACTACCGATTGCCTTAG
- the hemE gene encoding uroporphyrinogen decarboxylase: MTTLKNDRLLRALCREPVDVTPVWMMRQAGRYLPEYRATRSKAGSFMDLCRNPDLACEVTIQPLQRYPLDAAILFSDILTVPDAMGLGLYFTEGEGPHFERPIRDEAAVEGLAVPDMEDDLGYVMDAVRTIRRELQGRVPLIGFSGSPWTLATYMVEGGGTKNFSKVKGMMFNRPDLMHRLLSKVADAVTAYLNAQIDAGAQAVMLFDTWGGVLTPQHYEAFSLAYMRQIIGGLKREAEGRKVPVIMFTKGGGFWLEQMADSGCDALGIDWTLSLADARRRVGDRVALQGNLDPCTLYASPQRIRDEVAQVLASYGIGSGHVFNLGHGIHPEIDPEHAGVFIEAVHDLSRIYHTKE, from the coding sequence GTGACTACATTGAAGAATGACCGATTGCTGCGGGCGCTGTGTCGTGAGCCTGTGGATGTGACCCCGGTCTGGATGATGCGTCAGGCAGGTCGCTATCTGCCTGAGTACCGCGCCACCCGGAGCAAGGCGGGAAGTTTTATGGATCTGTGCCGAAACCCGGATCTGGCCTGTGAAGTCACCATACAACCCCTGCAACGCTACCCGCTGGATGCGGCCATACTCTTCTCCGATATTCTTACCGTACCTGATGCCATGGGGCTTGGACTCTATTTTACCGAAGGGGAAGGTCCCCACTTTGAGCGGCCGATACGTGACGAGGCTGCTGTCGAGGGATTGGCGGTGCCGGATATGGAGGATGACCTGGGCTATGTCATGGATGCGGTACGTACTATTCGCCGCGAGTTGCAGGGCCGGGTACCGTTGATCGGATTCAGCGGCAGCCCCTGGACCCTGGCCACCTATATGGTGGAGGGGGGGGGTACCAAGAATTTCTCCAAGGTTAAAGGGATGATGTTTAACCGCCCCGACTTGATGCATCGTCTGCTGAGTAAGGTCGCGGATGCGGTGACTGCCTACTTGAATGCCCAAATAGATGCCGGTGCCCAGGCGGTGATGTTGTTCGATACCTGGGGAGGGGTATTGACGCCGCAGCACTACGAGGCATTCTCCCTGGCCTATATGCGCCAGATTATAGGGGGCCTGAAGCGCGAGGCGGAGGGACGCAAAGTGCCTGTCATCATGTTTACCAAAGGTGGTGGTTTTTGGTTGGAGCAGATGGCGGATAGCGGCTGTGATGCATTGGGTATTGACTGGACCTTGAGTCTCGCCGATGCCAGACGACGGGTGGGTGACAGAGTTGCCCTGCAGGGTAACCTGGACCCCTGTACCCTGTATGCATCACCACAGCGTATCCGAGATGAGGTGGCTCAGGTGTTGGCAAGTTACGGTATTGGCAGCGGTCATGTGTTCAATCTTGGGCATGGCATCCACCCCGAAATCGACCCTGAACATGCGGGTGTATTTATCGAGGCGGTGCATGACCTGAGTCGTATCTACCATACCAAGGAATAA
- a CDS encoding NAD(P)-dependent oxidoreductase yields MKVALLGLGLMGLPIAHRLVHCGHELITWNRSKERLKTAQDEGLNVTPSLTEAVTAGEVLILTLSDAGAINQVLFDPSVKPLIRGKTVLQMGTISPDESRDIGASVVDAGGDYLEVPVLGSIPEAKSGELIVMAAGSESAYHQTLLMLRGLGKEVEHLGPVGKGAAVKLAMNQLIASLTAGFSQSLGLIRAEGVEVEQFMGLLRQSALYAPTFDKKLKKFMEHDYSNPNFPLKHLIKDIALFQKVAEASGMNGEVANAILRILRSGQEAGYGDEDYSSLYEAINPGFDAETDTGC; encoded by the coding sequence ATGAAAGTAGCACTGCTTGGGCTGGGACTGATGGGGCTACCGATCGCTCACAGACTGGTACATTGTGGTCATGAGTTGATTACCTGGAACCGCTCGAAAGAGCGCCTCAAAACCGCTCAGGATGAGGGGCTGAATGTGACCCCGTCGCTTACCGAGGCAGTGACTGCCGGGGAGGTCTTGATCCTCACCCTCAGCGATGCCGGTGCAATCAACCAAGTATTATTCGATCCATCCGTGAAACCGCTGATCAGGGGTAAGACGGTGTTACAGATGGGTACCATCTCTCCCGATGAGAGCCGTGATATCGGTGCAAGCGTGGTGGATGCGGGAGGCGACTATCTCGAGGTGCCGGTTCTGGGGAGTATTCCGGAGGCAAAATCCGGGGAGCTGATCGTCATGGCGGCAGGTTCAGAGAGCGCTTACCACCAGACCCTGCTGATGCTGCGTGGACTCGGCAAGGAGGTCGAGCATCTCGGTCCAGTCGGTAAGGGCGCCGCAGTGAAATTGGCAATGAACCAACTGATCGCTTCGCTAACCGCTGGATTCTCCCAGAGTCTTGGTCTGATCCGCGCAGAGGGAGTGGAGGTGGAGCAGTTCATGGGACTATTGCGCCAGAGTGCCCTTTATGCCCCCACATTCGATAAGAAACTGAAGAAATTCATGGAGCACGATTACAGCAATCCAAACTTTCCGCTCAAACATCTGATCAAGGATATCGCCCTGTTTCAAAAGGTGGCAGAGGCTTCAGGTATGAATGGTGAGGTTGCAAATGCCATCTTGAGAATTCTGCGTAGCGGGCAGGAGGCCGGTTATGGGGATGAGGACTATTCATCCCTATATGAAGCGATCAATCCTGGATTCGATGCAGAAACAGATACGGGTTGTTAA
- a CDS encoding bacteriohemerythrin — MNQYQLPVVDIADMPKVALESMNEVHLEEVALINRLGELVLQGIAGDVDLEQIKRVLDEWLLHTRAHFESENRLMETYAFPPYPVHKEEHTQVLARIESLMAQWSKDQELQQLADFIFVEWRSWFDQHVNSMDRVTAQFLSQVM; from the coding sequence ATGAATCAATATCAGTTACCGGTGGTTGATATCGCAGATATGCCGAAGGTTGCCCTTGAGTCGATGAATGAGGTTCATCTGGAGGAGGTTGCCCTGATCAACCGGTTGGGTGAGTTGGTTTTGCAAGGCATCGCAGGGGATGTGGATCTTGAACAGATCAAGCGGGTGCTGGATGAGTGGCTGCTACATACCCGCGCCCATTTTGAAAGTGAAAACAGATTGATGGAAACTTATGCCTTCCCCCCCTACCCGGTACACAAGGAAGAGCATACCCAGGTGCTCGCACGAATCGAGTCGCTAATGGCCCAGTGGTCAAAAGACCAGGAGTTACAGCAACTGGCCGACTTTATATTTGTTGAGTGGAGGAGCTGGTTCGATCAGCATGTGAACAGCATGGATAGGGTGACTGCGCAGTTTCTCAGCCAGGTGATGTAG
- a CDS encoding CAP domain-containing protein, translated as MNKNKSLIVIIVALGMLLSACGGGSSSDTSSTNSSDQDTPSTGDETPPAAEEPTQTNQQPNASITATQSVTSGETVTLDGSGSSDPDGDALNFIWSQTQGASISLGDLANPTLSFIAPTVQQTTIYSFQLQVNDGELSDTAAITISVVPMLDTTPPSILSRTPQVDATDVSTTTSITIDFDEALLESLIDSQSLQLSQGSSPVTGSVSYDALNNRISLIPDTALSTETTYTVTLAGDIQDLAGNLVTAVSWSFTTGSQYNLGQTSQGTIDLCMNTSDKIMLTLVNDARAVARTCGSTNYSAVPSLAWHCNLEQAAQVHSTSMADNDFFSHTGIDDSDPGDRITATGYNWRTYGENIAAGYNDEQSAMTAWLESPGHCANIMNGNFTEIGVAVAENPTSTYLIYWTQDFADSF; from the coding sequence TTGAACAAGAATAAAAGTCTGATCGTGATAATAGTGGCGCTGGGTATGCTTCTGAGTGCCTGCGGCGGTGGTTCCAGCAGCGATACTTCGAGCACCAACAGCAGCGATCAGGATACACCTTCCACCGGTGACGAAACCCCACCTGCAGCCGAAGAGCCGACTCAGACCAACCAGCAGCCCAATGCCAGTATCACCGCAACACAATCGGTCACATCGGGAGAGACGGTAACCTTGGACGGATCCGGTTCCAGTGATCCGGATGGCGACGCGCTCAATTTCATCTGGAGTCAGACTCAGGGGGCCTCCATCAGTCTCGGAGACCTGGCCAATCCAACCCTCAGTTTCATTGCGCCAACTGTGCAACAGACCACCATCTACAGTTTCCAGTTGCAGGTCAATGACGGTGAACTCTCTGACACTGCGGCAATAACCATCAGCGTGGTGCCGATGCTGGACACCACACCACCCAGCATCCTTTCACGAACACCGCAAGTGGACGCCACTGACGTCTCGACCACAACCAGTATCACTATCGATTTTGACGAAGCATTACTCGAATCCCTGATCGATAGTCAAAGCCTGCAACTCAGTCAAGGTTCAAGCCCTGTTACGGGTAGCGTCAGCTACGATGCGCTAAACAATCGTATTTCCCTGATCCCTGACACAGCACTCTCAACGGAAACCACCTATACGGTCACCCTCGCCGGCGACATCCAGGATCTGGCCGGTAATCTTGTAACCGCTGTAAGTTGGAGTTTCACCACCGGGTCACAATACAATCTGGGACAAACCAGCCAAGGCACCATCGATCTCTGTATGAACACCAGTGATAAGATCATGCTGACCCTGGTCAACGATGCCAGGGCCGTGGCCCGGACCTGCGGTAGTACTAACTATTCTGCAGTACCTTCACTTGCCTGGCACTGTAATCTGGAGCAAGCGGCACAAGTACACTCCACATCCATGGCCGACAACGATTTTTTCAGCCATACAGGCATTGATGACTCAGACCCGGGAGACCGTATCACAGCCACAGGTTACAACTGGCGGACATATGGGGAGAATATCGCGGCCGGCTACAATGATGAGCAGAGCGCCATGACTGCCTGGCTGGAGAGCCCCGGTCATTGCGCCAACATCATGAATGGCAATTTTACCGAGATAGGCGTGGCTGTTGCTGAAAATCCCACATCCACCTACCTCATCTATTGGACACAGGATTTTGCCGACAGCTTTTAG
- the ppc gene encoding phosphoenolpyruvate carboxylase, with translation MTDTFTKACIKHDKALRQRVNLLGVLLGEVLREQVGKETYTVVERLRKGYLKLHTKPDQALYDRLSKLIESLQPEMLSAVVRAFSIYFMLVNIAEETFLHRQRRLIAGKGRELWQGSFDHTLREFRKQDITPQQLQNILDDAAYIPVFTAHPTESKRLVIMKLLRRIFLTNELLDAPKRRLEQREAAIKSLKTQIQILWKTEEVRAVRPEVRNEIRLGLYYFKNSLFEAIPQIFRRLQSGIERIYGDHEEYHGIQLPPFIRFGSWIGGDRDGNPFVTTEVTRLALKLQQQTILSEYIRRVDQLISELTFSDRFCTPNWSFNESLKSDNEHYQAFFHDNPRRFEDEPYRRKLFIIRERLKQTQQSVDASTGALREARSGAYTNETAFQRDLKLISHALLSHGDEDAAEGELQDLIHLAETFGFYLARLDIRQESTLHTHAVAEILQVTGLESAYHDLNSQQRMLLLEKVINDGLTQPLVIERLSRATQDILAVFDLIADSKRDISPLAIGQYVISMTHHASDIMEVAFLGSLCGLIGVQNGAWFCQLEISPLFETINDLKNCASILDELFSNHCYRQLLTANNNRQEVMLGYSDSAKDGGIMASAWNLYQTQQRIISLAEERGIRCRLFHGRGGTVGRGGGPTHQSILAQPSNTVKGEIKFTEQGEVLSNKYSNFETAIFELTMGITGLFKASLGEVRNVKQEKQQYHDALQEIAEISESHFRQLTEATDGFLDYFYAATPVNEIGMMNIGSRPSHRNKQNRSKSSVRAIAWVFGWGQARHNIPGWYGIGTALRQWRKQKPGRLKTLQAMYKNWPFFHALVSNTQMALFKTDMIIAWEYAKLCGDNKIRDNIFTEINLEYERTRKQILKITQLDNLLDDTPVLQKSVSRRDSYLDPLNHIQLGLLRHYRHSNLQEEEAEMWLRPLLRSINAISAGLRNTG, from the coding sequence ATGACCGATACATTCACCAAAGCTTGCATCAAACACGATAAGGCATTACGCCAGCGGGTCAATTTGCTAGGGGTTCTGCTTGGCGAAGTGCTACGGGAGCAGGTGGGCAAAGAGACCTATACGGTGGTTGAACGATTGCGTAAAGGCTACCTGAAGCTGCACACAAAACCTGATCAGGCACTCTATGATCGGCTCTCGAAACTCATCGAATCCCTGCAACCGGAGATGCTCAGTGCCGTTGTCCGCGCCTTCAGTATCTACTTCATGTTGGTAAATATCGCCGAAGAGACATTTCTCCACCGTCAACGCCGGCTCATTGCCGGCAAGGGAAGAGAACTTTGGCAGGGATCCTTCGATCACACCTTACGCGAATTCCGCAAGCAGGACATTACACCGCAACAGCTGCAAAACATCCTCGATGACGCAGCCTACATACCGGTATTCACCGCGCACCCGACCGAATCGAAACGCCTGGTGATCATGAAACTGTTACGCCGAATATTCCTTACGAACGAGTTGCTGGATGCGCCCAAACGTCGCCTCGAGCAACGGGAAGCGGCCATCAAGTCATTAAAGACACAGATCCAGATTCTATGGAAAACCGAAGAGGTGAGAGCGGTACGTCCCGAGGTTAGAAATGAGATACGTCTTGGCCTCTACTATTTCAAAAACAGCCTGTTTGAGGCCATTCCCCAGATTTTTCGCCGGCTTCAGAGCGGCATCGAACGGATCTATGGTGATCACGAAGAGTATCATGGTATTCAACTACCACCCTTTATTCGTTTCGGTTCCTGGATCGGCGGAGACCGTGATGGTAACCCATTTGTAACAACGGAAGTGACACGTCTGGCACTCAAACTGCAGCAACAGACCATATTGAGTGAGTATATCCGTCGTGTCGATCAACTGATTTCCGAGCTGACCTTCTCCGACAGATTTTGCACCCCAAACTGGTCGTTTAACGAAAGCCTCAAATCTGACAATGAACACTATCAAGCATTCTTTCACGACAATCCAAGACGCTTCGAAGACGAACCCTATCGACGCAAACTGTTCATCATTCGCGAACGTCTCAAGCAGACACAGCAGTCCGTAGACGCATCCACGGGCGCACTACGCGAAGCAAGGTCCGGCGCTTATACCAACGAGACTGCATTCCAGCGCGACCTGAAACTGATATCCCACGCATTGCTGAGTCATGGTGATGAAGATGCCGCAGAGGGGGAACTGCAGGACCTGATACATCTGGCAGAGACCTTCGGCTTCTACCTGGCGCGCCTCGATATCAGGCAAGAGTCGACCCTGCACACGCATGCAGTGGCCGAGATACTCCAAGTGACCGGTCTTGAGTCCGCCTACCACGACCTGAATAGCCAGCAGCGTATGCTGCTACTCGAAAAAGTGATTAACGATGGCTTAACCCAACCGCTGGTCATTGAGAGGTTATCCCGCGCAACCCAGGACATATTGGCGGTGTTCGATTTGATCGCCGACAGTAAAAGGGATATCAGCCCCCTCGCGATAGGTCAATATGTCATCTCCATGACCCATCATGCCAGTGACATTATGGAGGTTGCATTCCTTGGCAGCCTATGCGGCCTGATTGGCGTACAAAACGGCGCCTGGTTTTGCCAACTCGAGATTTCACCCCTGTTTGAAACCATCAATGACTTGAAGAACTGCGCATCGATCCTCGACGAACTCTTTTCCAACCACTGCTACCGCCAACTGCTGACGGCAAATAACAACCGACAGGAGGTAATGCTCGGCTACTCCGACTCGGCTAAGGATGGCGGTATCATGGCCTCTGCATGGAATCTCTATCAGACACAACAACGTATAATCAGCCTTGCGGAGGAGCGGGGGATCAGGTGCAGGCTGTTTCACGGTCGCGGTGGAACCGTTGGCCGAGGCGGCGGCCCCACTCATCAGTCCATCCTTGCGCAACCCAGCAATACGGTCAAAGGGGAAATTAAATTCACCGAGCAGGGAGAGGTGCTTTCGAATAAGTACAGCAATTTCGAAACCGCCATCTTCGAGCTGACCATGGGTATCACCGGTCTTTTCAAGGCAAGTCTTGGCGAGGTACGCAACGTCAAGCAAGAGAAACAACAGTATCATGACGCCTTGCAGGAGATCGCCGAGATCAGTGAAAGCCATTTCCGCCAGTTGACCGAAGCTACCGATGGATTTCTTGACTACTTCTATGCAGCCACCCCGGTAAACGAAATCGGTATGATGAATATCGGCTCTCGTCCCTCACACCGCAACAAACAGAATCGTTCGAAGTCATCGGTTCGAGCCATTGCGTGGGTGTTCGGCTGGGGACAGGCACGCCACAATATACCTGGTTGGTATGGCATTGGTACGGCACTGCGGCAGTGGAGAAAGCAAAAACCTGGTCGCTTGAAGACACTACAGGCAATGTATAAAAACTGGCCCTTTTTTCATGCCCTCGTGAGCAATACACAGATGGCACTGTTCAAAACAGACATGATCATCGCCTGGGAGTATGCCAAGCTCTGCGGTGACAATAAAATCCGGGATAACATCTTCACTGAAATCAATCTTGAATATGAACGCACCAGGAAACAGATTCTGAAAATCACCCAGCTGGACAATCTGCTGGACGATACACCGGTACTGCAAAAGTCAGTGAGTCGCCGCGACTCCTATCTCGACCCACTCAACCATATCCAGTTGGGGCTCCTAAGACACTACCGCCACAGCAACCTCCAGGAGGAGGAGGCAGAGATGTGGCTGCGGCCATTGCTCCGCTCGATCAATGCCATCTCAGCGGGGCTACGCAATACCGGTTAG
- a CDS encoding EAL domain-containing protein codes for MLAILHRFWTASIGRQLMLGIALVHAVLMTIFVYDLVTRQRDFLVQESRKQAVSLAEALAANGTSWVLAKDYIGIEEVIHSQHSFPGLRYALYTDLRGQVLGYTDRSRVGSYVSDSVSQRLTQAVPKTQVLIDNALHIDVAHPIMVNQRHIGWARVGISRAGIASSLQVVTREGLIYTAIAIAVGVLFAWFMSRGLTRDIRSLAGFATAIESGKRDEHCQLGRPDELGQLALDMNRMLDTLVEREDDVEAMNTRIRADEERLRHALEGSNDGLWDRDLITNEVYYSSRWKEMLGYQEDEIENHYSSWLERVHPDDLPTALANVQAHLDDPANTYENLYRMRHKDGSWRWILARGRAHRDTQGRAVRIVGTHVDVTAQKHLEATLYEERERALVTLRSIGDGVITTDADGQITFLNPIAENLTNWSNEEACGHSLEEIFTIFDEVTRIPIDNLADRCLQEGRVTGLNSHTLLINKAGKEIAITNSAAPMLSEDGHITGAVLVFHDVSAARYMQRKIEYQALHDDLTGLWSRSAFDQRLEEQIEHALQGGGVSVLIYIDLDQFKVVNDTVGHVAGDELLRQVAALLQKHTRESDILARLGGDEFGLLMIGCDLENGIKNAESLRAQLAEFPFTWEDQHFQIGASFGIVLIDGDLPNPNALSLADLACYTAKDQGRNRVHVYQPDDQQMVERRSEMKWIIRLKAALNENCLALYSQRIQPLSRDPAKRDYREVLVRMIDPDSGLVLPGQFIPAAERYGFMHRVDEWVIKRASEWLLQPENSHVHLFINLSGGSLANRHILELLEERLQQHHALGERICLEITETAAIGNLQQALNYMERLKRHKVSFALDDFGSGLSSLSYLKTLPVDYIKIDGCFVRDLLDDQVDAAMVESICRISMEMGIETIAEFVENKELVDWLTTVGVDYAQGYGIQKPKPL; via the coding sequence ATGCTAGCTATCCTTCACCGTTTCTGGACAGCGTCAATCGGACGCCAGCTGATGCTGGGCATCGCCCTGGTACACGCGGTCCTGATGACCATCTTCGTTTATGACCTGGTTACACGACAGCGTGATTTTCTGGTGCAGGAGTCTCGCAAGCAGGCAGTCTCCCTGGCCGAGGCACTGGCGGCCAACGGCACCTCCTGGGTACTGGCCAAAGACTACATCGGCATTGAGGAGGTGATTCATTCCCAACACAGCTTCCCCGGCCTGCGTTATGCCCTCTACACCGACCTTCGGGGCCAGGTGCTGGGCTATACCGACCGCTCCCGTGTGGGTAGCTACGTCAGCGATTCCGTCAGCCAGCGGCTGACACAGGCCGTTCCGAAAACCCAGGTCCTCATCGATAATGCCCTGCATATTGATGTGGCTCACCCGATCATGGTCAACCAGCGTCACATCGGCTGGGCCCGGGTAGGCATCAGTCGCGCAGGGATTGCTTCAAGCCTCCAGGTAGTTACCCGTGAAGGACTCATCTACACGGCCATCGCCATTGCCGTTGGGGTGCTCTTCGCCTGGTTTATGAGCCGGGGACTGACCCGGGACATCCGCAGCCTTGCCGGCTTTGCCACGGCGATAGAATCCGGTAAACGGGACGAACACTGCCAGCTGGGCAGACCGGACGAACTGGGCCAGCTTGCCCTCGATATGAACCGCATGCTCGATACCCTGGTCGAGCGGGAAGATGACGTCGAAGCGATGAATACCCGCATCCGGGCAGATGAAGAGCGGCTACGCCATGCCCTGGAGGGTAGCAACGACGGCCTGTGGGACAGGGACCTGATCACCAACGAGGTCTACTATTCATCCCGCTGGAAAGAGATGCTCGGTTACCAGGAAGATGAAATAGAGAATCACTACTCCTCCTGGCTGGAGCGAGTGCATCCGGATGATCTTCCCACCGCCCTTGCCAATGTCCAGGCCCATCTTGATGACCCCGCTAATACTTATGAGAACCTCTACCGCATGCGCCATAAAGATGGCAGCTGGCGCTGGATACTGGCCCGCGGCCGCGCCCACAGAGACACCCAGGGGCGGGCGGTCCGCATTGTTGGCACCCATGTGGATGTCACCGCACAGAAGCACCTCGAAGCCACCCTGTACGAGGAGCGCGAGCGGGCACTGGTTACGCTGCGATCCATCGGCGACGGCGTCATTACCACGGATGCTGATGGCCAAATCACTTTTCTCAATCCGATTGCTGAGAACCTGACCAATTGGAGCAACGAGGAGGCTTGCGGGCACAGCCTGGAGGAGATCTTTACCATCTTTGACGAGGTTACCCGCATACCGATCGATAACCTGGCTGATCGATGCCTGCAGGAGGGCCGTGTCACCGGCCTGAACAGTCATACCCTGCTGATCAATAAAGCGGGCAAGGAGATTGCGATAACCAACTCCGCAGCCCCCATGCTCAGCGAGGATGGTCATATCACTGGAGCGGTGCTGGTGTTTCATGATGTATCGGCAGCCCGCTACATGCAGCGCAAGATTGAATATCAGGCCCTCCACGACGACCTTACCGGATTGTGGAGTCGATCGGCCTTCGATCAACGGCTGGAGGAGCAGATCGAACATGCGCTACAGGGGGGCGGTGTCAGTGTGCTGATCTATATCGACCTGGATCAGTTCAAGGTGGTAAACGATACCGTCGGTCATGTGGCGGGGGACGAGCTGCTCAGGCAGGTGGCCGCCCTATTGCAAAAGCATACCCGGGAGTCCGACATCCTCGCCCGCTTGGGGGGAGACGAGTTTGGTCTGTTGATGATCGGTTGCGATCTTGAAAATGGCATCAAAAATGCCGAAAGCCTGCGCGCACAGCTGGCCGAATTCCCTTTTACCTGGGAGGATCAGCATTTTCAGATCGGCGCCAGCTTCGGCATTGTGCTCATCGACGGAGATCTACCCAATCCCAATGCCCTCAGCCTGGCGGACCTGGCCTGCTACACCGCCAAGGATCAGGGGCGCAACCGGGTGCATGTCTATCAGCCCGACGATCAACAGATGGTCGAACGCCGTAGCGAGATGAAGTGGATTATACGCCTCAAAGCGGCTCTCAACGAGAATTGCCTGGCCCTCTACTCGCAGCGCATCCAGCCCCTTTCCCGTGATCCGGCGAAGCGGGACTACCGCGAAGTGCTGGTGAGGATGATCGACCCGGATAGTGGACTGGTGCTGCCAGGCCAGTTCATCCCAGCCGCCGAACGCTACGGCTTCATGCACCGGGTAGATGAGTGGGTCATAAAGCGAGCCAGTGAATGGTTGCTGCAACCCGAAAACAGTCATGTTCATCTATTCATCAACCTGTCTGGTGGCTCCCTTGCCAACCGGCATATCCTGGAACTCCTCGAGGAGCGGCTACAGCAACACCATGCACTGGGGGAAAGGATCTGTCTGGAGATAACTGAAACGGCGGCCATCGGGAATCTACAACAGGCCCTCAACTACATGGAACGACTCAAAAGGCACAAGGTCTCCTTCGCCCTGGACGATTTCGGCAGTGGGTTATCATCCCTGAGCTACCTCAAGACCCTGCCTGTCGACTATATAAAGATTGACGGTTGCTTCGTGCGCGACCTGCTTGATGATCAGGTGGACGCTGCAATGGTGGAGTCAATCTGTCGCATTTCCATGGAGATGGGAATAGAGACCATCGCGGAGTTTGTCGAAAACAAAGAACTGGTAGATTGGCTGACAACAGTCGGTGTCGACTATGCTCAAGGTTACGGTATTCAAAAGCCGAAACCACTCTAA
- a CDS encoding phosphate/phosphite/phosphonate ABC transporter substrate-binding protein, producing the protein MLRSIHLFLLFGLFLTACNKPETTPYQPTFSSTPPDTETVYLFGVHPLHNPQYLYKVFGPLMDYLSEQIAGVRFKLEASRNYAAYDKKLYAHKFHFSLPNPYQTINAVDKGYRVFAKMGDDNNFRGIILVRRDSDIRQVSDLSGKAVSYPAPTALAATMMPQYYLQTHGVDVMQELDNRYVGSQESSVMNVYLKQTAAAATWPPPWLALAKQRPELKKELKVIWETEPLINNGLVVSPDVPVTIVQQVHDLLINLHTHQQGREILEPMELSRFESANDDSYRVVRDFIDNFARQVRPLNGTG; encoded by the coding sequence TTGCTTAGATCAATCCACCTCTTCCTTTTATTTGGACTCTTTCTGACCGCCTGCAACAAACCCGAAACAACGCCCTACCAACCCACTTTTTCCAGCACCCCTCCTGACACAGAAACGGTCTATCTCTTCGGCGTTCATCCCTTACACAATCCTCAATACCTCTACAAAGTGTTCGGTCCGCTGATGGATTATCTGAGCGAGCAGATAGCGGGTGTACGATTCAAGCTGGAGGCGTCACGCAACTACGCCGCCTACGATAAAAAGCTCTACGCGCACAAGTTCCACTTCAGTCTGCCCAATCCCTATCAAACCATCAACGCAGTGGACAAAGGCTACCGCGTATTTGCCAAGATGGGGGATGACAACAACTTTCGCGGCATCATTCTGGTAAGGCGGGATAGCGACATCCGTCAGGTCTCCGACCTGAGCGGCAAAGCAGTCAGCTATCCGGCTCCCACCGCCCTGGCAGCGACCATGATGCCCCAATACTATCTGCAAACCCATGGCGTGGATGTCATGCAGGAGCTGGATAATCGCTATGTGGGGTCGCAAGAGTCCTCGGTCATGAACGTCTATCTTAAACAGACCGCCGCTGCCGCCACCTGGCCGCCACCCTGGCTGGCGTTGGCCAAACAGCGGCCGGAACTGAAAAAAGAGTTGAAGGTGATCTGGGAAACCGAGCCCCTCATCAACAACGGCCTGGTAGTTTCCCCTGATGTACCGGTAACAATCGTACAGCAGGTGCATGACCTGCTGATCAATCTGCATACTCACCAGCAGGGCAGGGAGATCCTGGAACCGATGGAGCTCTCCCGCTTCGAGAGTGCGAATGATGATTCATACAGGGTGGTGCGCGATTTCATCGACAACTTCGCTCGCCAGGTACGGCCCTTGAACGGAACCGGGTAG